The Desmodus rotundus isolate HL8 chromosome 3, HLdesRot8A.1, whole genome shotgun sequence genome includes a region encoding these proteins:
- the FNBP1L gene encoding formin-binding protein 1-like isoform X1, which yields MSWGTELWDQFDSLDKHTQWGIDFLERYAKFVKERIEIEQNYAKQLRNLVKKYCPKRSSKDEEPRFTSCVAFFNILNELNDYAGQREVVAEEMAHRVYGELMRYAHDLKTERKMHLQEGRKAQQYLDMCWKQMDNSKRKFERECREAEKAQQSYERLDNDTNATKADVEKAKQQLNLRTHMADENKNEYAAQLQNFNGEQHKHFYVVIPQIYKQLQEMDERRTVKLSECYRGFADSERKVIPIISKCLEGMILAAKSVDERRDSQMVVDSFKSGFEPPGDFPFEDYSQHIYRTISDGTISASKQESGKVDAKTTVGKAKGKLWLFGKKPKGPALEDFSHLPPEQRRKKLQQRIDELNRELQKESDQKEALNKMKDVYEKNPQMGDPGSLQPKLAETMNNIDRLRMEIHKNEAWLSEVEGKTGGRGDRRHSSDINHLVTQGRESPEGSYTDDANQEVRGPPEQHGHHNEFDDEFEDDDPLPAIGHCKAIYPFDGHNEGTLAMKEGEVLYIIEEDKGDGWTRARRQNGEEGYVPTSYIDVTLEKNSKGAVTYI from the exons AAATTTGGTTAAGAAGTACTGTCCCAAACGTTCCTCCAAGGATGAAGAGCCAAG GTTTACCTCGTGTGTAGCCTTTTTTAACATCCTTAATGAGTTAAACGACTACGCAGGACAGCGAGAAGTAGTAGCAGAAGAAATGGCACACAGAGTCTACGGTGAATTAATGAGATATGCTCATGAtctgaaaactgaaagaaaaatg CATCTTCAGGAGGGACGAAAAGCTCAACAGTATCTTGACATGTGCTGGAAACAGATGGATAAT AGTAAAAGGAAATTTGAAAGAGAATGTAGAGAGGCAGAAAAGGCGCAACAGAGTTATGAAAGATTGGATAATGATACCAACGCAACCAAGGCAGATGTTGAAAAG GCTAAACAGCAGTTGAATCTGCGTACACATATggctgatgaaaataaaaatgaatatgctGCACAATTACAAAACTTTAATGGAGAACAACACAAACATTTCTACGTAGTCATTCCTCAGATATACaag CAACTACAAGAAATGGATGAACGAAGGACTGTTAAACTCAGTGAGTGTTACAGAGGATTTGCAGACTCAGAACGCAAAGTTATTcctatcatttcaaaatgtttggAAGGAATGATTCTTGCAGCAAAATCAGTTGATGAAAGAAGA GACTCTCAAATGGTAGTAGATTCCTTCAAGTCTGGATTTGAACCTCCAGGAGACTTTCCATTTGAAGATTACAGTCAGCATATTTATAGAACCATTTCTGATGGGACTATCAGTGCATCCAAACAGGAAAGTGGGAAGGTGGATGCCAAAACCACAGTAGGAAAGGCCAAGGGCAAGTTGTGGCTCTTTGGAAAGAAGCCAAAG GGCCCAGCACTAGAAGATTTCAGTCATCTGCCACCAGAACAGAGACGTAAAAAACTACAGCAGCGCATCGATGAACTTAACAGAGAACTACAGAAAGAATCAGACCaaaa AGAGGcactcaacaaaatgaaagatgtatATGAGAAAAATCCACAAATGGGGGACCCAGGGAGTTTGCAGCCTAAATTAGCAGAGACCATGAATAATATTGACCGCCTGAGAATGGAGATCCACAAGAATGAG GCGTGGCTCTCTGAAGTTGAAGGCAAAACAGGTGGGAGAGGAGACAGAAGACATAGCAGTGACATAAACCACCTTGTAACGCAGGGGCGAGAAAG TCCCGAGGGAAGCTACACGGATGATGCAAACCAGGAGGTTCGCGGGCCGCCTGAACAGCATGGCCACCACAATGAGTTCGATGATGAATTTGAAGATGATGACCCCTTGCCTGCTATTGGACACTGCAAAGCTATTTACCCTTTCGATG GACACAATGAAGGTACTCTGgcaatgaaagaaggtgaagtcCTGTACATTATTGAGGAGGACAAAGGTGATGGATGGACAAGAGCTCGGAGACAGAATGGCGAAGAAGGCTACGTTCCTACATCGTACATAGATGTGACTCTAGAGAAAAACAGTAAAGGTGCAGTAACTTACATCTAA
- the FNBP1L gene encoding formin-binding protein 1-like isoform X3, giving the protein MAHRVYGELMRYAHDLKTERKMHLQEGRKAQQYLDMCWKQMDNSKRKFERECREAEKAQQSYERLDNDTNATKADVEKAKQQLNLRTHMADENKNEYAAQLQNFNGEQHKHFYVVIPQIYKQLQEMDERRTVKLSECYRGFADSERKVIPIISKCLEGMILAAKSVDERRDSQMVVDSFKSGFEPPGDFPFEDYSQHIYRTISDGTISASKQESGKVDAKTTVGKAKGKLWLFGKKPKGPALEDFSHLPPEQRRKKLQQRIDELNRELQKESDQKEALNKMKDVYEKNPQMGDPGSLQPKLAETMNNIDRLRMEIHKNEAWLSEVEGKTGGRGDRRHSSDINHLVTQGRESPEGSYTDDANQEVRGPPEQHGHHNEFDDEFEDDDPLPAIGHCKAIYPFDGHNEGTLAMKEGEVLYIIEEDKGDGWTRARRQNGEEGYVPTSYIDVTLEKNSKGAVTYI; this is encoded by the exons ATGGCACACAGAGTCTACGGTGAATTAATGAGATATGCTCATGAtctgaaaactgaaagaaaaatg CATCTTCAGGAGGGACGAAAAGCTCAACAGTATCTTGACATGTGCTGGAAACAGATGGATAAT AGTAAAAGGAAATTTGAAAGAGAATGTAGAGAGGCAGAAAAGGCGCAACAGAGTTATGAAAGATTGGATAATGATACCAACGCAACCAAGGCAGATGTTGAAAAG GCTAAACAGCAGTTGAATCTGCGTACACATATggctgatgaaaataaaaatgaatatgctGCACAATTACAAAACTTTAATGGAGAACAACACAAACATTTCTACGTAGTCATTCCTCAGATATACaag CAACTACAAGAAATGGATGAACGAAGGACTGTTAAACTCAGTGAGTGTTACAGAGGATTTGCAGACTCAGAACGCAAAGTTATTcctatcatttcaaaatgtttggAAGGAATGATTCTTGCAGCAAAATCAGTTGATGAAAGAAGA GACTCTCAAATGGTAGTAGATTCCTTCAAGTCTGGATTTGAACCTCCAGGAGACTTTCCATTTGAAGATTACAGTCAGCATATTTATAGAACCATTTCTGATGGGACTATCAGTGCATCCAAACAGGAAAGTGGGAAGGTGGATGCCAAAACCACAGTAGGAAAGGCCAAGGGCAAGTTGTGGCTCTTTGGAAAGAAGCCAAAG GGCCCAGCACTAGAAGATTTCAGTCATCTGCCACCAGAACAGAGACGTAAAAAACTACAGCAGCGCATCGATGAACTTAACAGAGAACTACAGAAAGAATCAGACCaaaa AGAGGcactcaacaaaatgaaagatgtatATGAGAAAAATCCACAAATGGGGGACCCAGGGAGTTTGCAGCCTAAATTAGCAGAGACCATGAATAATATTGACCGCCTGAGAATGGAGATCCACAAGAATGAG GCGTGGCTCTCTGAAGTTGAAGGCAAAACAGGTGGGAGAGGAGACAGAAGACATAGCAGTGACATAAACCACCTTGTAACGCAGGGGCGAGAAAG TCCCGAGGGAAGCTACACGGATGATGCAAACCAGGAGGTTCGCGGGCCGCCTGAACAGCATGGCCACCACAATGAGTTCGATGATGAATTTGAAGATGATGACCCCTTGCCTGCTATTGGACACTGCAAAGCTATTTACCCTTTCGATG GACACAATGAAGGTACTCTGgcaatgaaagaaggtgaagtcCTGTACATTATTGAGGAGGACAAAGGTGATGGATGGACAAGAGCTCGGAGACAGAATGGCGAAGAAGGCTACGTTCCTACATCGTACATAGATGTGACTCTAGAGAAAAACAGTAAAGGTGCAGTAACTTACATCTAA
- the FNBP1L gene encoding formin-binding protein 1-like isoform X2, producing the protein MSWGTELWDQFDSLDKHTQWGIDFLERYAKFVKERIEIEQNYAKQLRNLVKKYCPKRSSKDEEPRFTSCVAFFNILNELNDYAGQREVVAEEMAHRVYGELMRYAHDLKTERKMHLQEGRKAQQYLDMCWKQMDNSKRKFERECREAEKAQQSYERLDNDTNATKADVEKAKQQLNLRTHMADENKNEYAAQLQNFNGEQHKHFYVVIPQIYKQLQEMDERRTVKLSECYRGFADSERKVIPIISKCLEGMILAAKSVDERRDSQMVVDSFKSGFEPPGDFPFEDYSQHIYRTISDGTISASKQESGKVDAKTTVGKAKGKLWLFGKKPKGPALEDFSHLPPEQRRKKLQQRIDELNRELQKESDQKEALNKMKDVYEKNPQMGDPGSLQPKLAETMNNIDRLRMEIHKNEAWLSEVEGKTGGRGDRRHSSDINHLVTQGRESPEGSYTDDANQEVRGPPEQHGHHNEFDDEFEDDDPLPAIGHCKAIYPFDGHNEGTLAMKEGEVLYIIEEDKGDGWTRARRQNGEEGYVPTSYIDVTLEKNSKGS; encoded by the exons AAATTTGGTTAAGAAGTACTGTCCCAAACGTTCCTCCAAGGATGAAGAGCCAAG GTTTACCTCGTGTGTAGCCTTTTTTAACATCCTTAATGAGTTAAACGACTACGCAGGACAGCGAGAAGTAGTAGCAGAAGAAATGGCACACAGAGTCTACGGTGAATTAATGAGATATGCTCATGAtctgaaaactgaaagaaaaatg CATCTTCAGGAGGGACGAAAAGCTCAACAGTATCTTGACATGTGCTGGAAACAGATGGATAAT AGTAAAAGGAAATTTGAAAGAGAATGTAGAGAGGCAGAAAAGGCGCAACAGAGTTATGAAAGATTGGATAATGATACCAACGCAACCAAGGCAGATGTTGAAAAG GCTAAACAGCAGTTGAATCTGCGTACACATATggctgatgaaaataaaaatgaatatgctGCACAATTACAAAACTTTAATGGAGAACAACACAAACATTTCTACGTAGTCATTCCTCAGATATACaag CAACTACAAGAAATGGATGAACGAAGGACTGTTAAACTCAGTGAGTGTTACAGAGGATTTGCAGACTCAGAACGCAAAGTTATTcctatcatttcaaaatgtttggAAGGAATGATTCTTGCAGCAAAATCAGTTGATGAAAGAAGA GACTCTCAAATGGTAGTAGATTCCTTCAAGTCTGGATTTGAACCTCCAGGAGACTTTCCATTTGAAGATTACAGTCAGCATATTTATAGAACCATTTCTGATGGGACTATCAGTGCATCCAAACAGGAAAGTGGGAAGGTGGATGCCAAAACCACAGTAGGAAAGGCCAAGGGCAAGTTGTGGCTCTTTGGAAAGAAGCCAAAG GGCCCAGCACTAGAAGATTTCAGTCATCTGCCACCAGAACAGAGACGTAAAAAACTACAGCAGCGCATCGATGAACTTAACAGAGAACTACAGAAAGAATCAGACCaaaa AGAGGcactcaacaaaatgaaagatgtatATGAGAAAAATCCACAAATGGGGGACCCAGGGAGTTTGCAGCCTAAATTAGCAGAGACCATGAATAATATTGACCGCCTGAGAATGGAGATCCACAAGAATGAG GCGTGGCTCTCTGAAGTTGAAGGCAAAACAGGTGGGAGAGGAGACAGAAGACATAGCAGTGACATAAACCACCTTGTAACGCAGGGGCGAGAAAG TCCCGAGGGAAGCTACACGGATGATGCAAACCAGGAGGTTCGCGGGCCGCCTGAACAGCATGGCCACCACAATGAGTTCGATGATGAATTTGAAGATGATGACCCCTTGCCTGCTATTGGACACTGCAAAGCTATTTACCCTTTCGATG GACACAATGAAGGTACTCTGgcaatgaaagaaggtgaagtcCTGTACATTATTGAGGAGGACAAAGGTGATGGATGGACAAGAGCTCGGAGACAGAATGGCGAAGAAGGCTACGTTCCTACATCGTACATAGATGTGACTCTAGAGAAAAACAGTAAAG GTTCCTGA
- the FNBP1L gene encoding formin-binding protein 1-like isoform X4 — protein sequence MSWGTELWDQFDSLDKHTQWGIDFLERYAKFVKERIEIEQNYAKQLRNLVKKYCPKRSSKDEEPRFTSCVAFFNILNELNDYAGQREVVAEEMAHRVYGELMRYAHDLKTERKMHLQEGRKAQQYLDMCWKQMDNSKRKFERECREAEKAQQSYERLDNDTNATKADVEKAKQQLNLRTHMADENKNEYAAQLQNFNGEQHKHFYVVIPQIYKQLQEMDERRTVKLSECYRGFADSERKVIPIISKCLEGMILAAKSVDERRDSQMVVDSFKSGFEPPGDFPFEDYSQHIYRTISDGTISASKQESGKVDAKTTVGKAKGKLWLFGKKPKPQSPPLTPTSLFTSSTPNGSQFLTFSIEPVHYCMNEIKTGKPRIPSFRSLKRGWSMKMGPALEDFSHLPPEQRRKKLQQRIDELNRELQKESDQKEALNKMKDVYEKNPQMGDPGSLQPKLAETMNNIDRLRMEIHKNEAWLSEVEGKTGGRGDRRHSSDINHLVTQGRESPEGSYTDDANQEVRGPPEQHGHHNEFDDEFEDDDPLPAIGHCKAIYPFDGHNEGTLAMKEGEVLYIIEEDKGDGWTRARRQNGEEGYVPTSYIDVTLEKNSKGAVTYI from the exons AAATTTGGTTAAGAAGTACTGTCCCAAACGTTCCTCCAAGGATGAAGAGCCAAG GTTTACCTCGTGTGTAGCCTTTTTTAACATCCTTAATGAGTTAAACGACTACGCAGGACAGCGAGAAGTAGTAGCAGAAGAAATGGCACACAGAGTCTACGGTGAATTAATGAGATATGCTCATGAtctgaaaactgaaagaaaaatg CATCTTCAGGAGGGACGAAAAGCTCAACAGTATCTTGACATGTGCTGGAAACAGATGGATAAT AGTAAAAGGAAATTTGAAAGAGAATGTAGAGAGGCAGAAAAGGCGCAACAGAGTTATGAAAGATTGGATAATGATACCAACGCAACCAAGGCAGATGTTGAAAAG GCTAAACAGCAGTTGAATCTGCGTACACATATggctgatgaaaataaaaatgaatatgctGCACAATTACAAAACTTTAATGGAGAACAACACAAACATTTCTACGTAGTCATTCCTCAGATATACaag CAACTACAAGAAATGGATGAACGAAGGACTGTTAAACTCAGTGAGTGTTACAGAGGATTTGCAGACTCAGAACGCAAAGTTATTcctatcatttcaaaatgtttggAAGGAATGATTCTTGCAGCAAAATCAGTTGATGAAAGAAGA GACTCTCAAATGGTAGTAGATTCCTTCAAGTCTGGATTTGAACCTCCAGGAGACTTTCCATTTGAAGATTACAGTCAGCATATTTATAGAACCATTTCTGATGGGACTATCAGTGCATCCAAACAGGAAAGTGGGAAGGTGGATGCCAAAACCACAGTAGGAAAGGCCAAGGGCAAGTTGTGGCTCTTTGGAAAGAAGCCAAAG CCACAGTCCCCACCCTTAACCCCTACTAGTTTATTCACATCCAGTACTCCTAATGGGTCCCAGTTTCTCACATTCTCCATTGAGCCCGTGCATTATTgcatgaatgaaataaaaacagggaAGCCCAGAATTCCTTCTTTCAGAAGCCTCAAAAGAGGG TGGTCGATGAAGATG GGCCCAGCACTAGAAGATTTCAGTCATCTGCCACCAGAACAGAGACGTAAAAAACTACAGCAGCGCATCGATGAACTTAACAGAGAACTACAGAAAGAATCAGACCaaaa AGAGGcactcaacaaaatgaaagatgtatATGAGAAAAATCCACAAATGGGGGACCCAGGGAGTTTGCAGCCTAAATTAGCAGAGACCATGAATAATATTGACCGCCTGAGAATGGAGATCCACAAGAATGAG GCGTGGCTCTCTGAAGTTGAAGGCAAAACAGGTGGGAGAGGAGACAGAAGACATAGCAGTGACATAAACCACCTTGTAACGCAGGGGCGAGAAAG TCCCGAGGGAAGCTACACGGATGATGCAAACCAGGAGGTTCGCGGGCCGCCTGAACAGCATGGCCACCACAATGAGTTCGATGATGAATTTGAAGATGATGACCCCTTGCCTGCTATTGGACACTGCAAAGCTATTTACCCTTTCGATG GACACAATGAAGGTACTCTGgcaatgaaagaaggtgaagtcCTGTACATTATTGAGGAGGACAAAGGTGATGGATGGACAAGAGCTCGGAGACAGAATGGCGAAGAAGGCTACGTTCCTACATCGTACATAGATGTGACTCTAGAGAAAAACAGTAAAGGTGCAGTAACTTACATCTAA